In Candidatus Methylomirabilota bacterium, a single genomic region encodes these proteins:
- a CDS encoding enoyl-CoA hydratase/isomerase family protein: MGENVTLERDGAIATVTLNRPDRRNSLSDAMLAELGAAFAELRDDAAARVVIVTGAPPVFSAGADAPISGRMSPEERRRAFAGRKSQFRRLFERANLLLENLEQATLAAINGHAVGGGWGLTLPCDFRFAAAEAQFWIPEVDLGVPLGVGTTTRFVRLVGPARAKEIIMECRRYSAAEAQAMGLVHRVVPGPALLKEARAYAEVLAAKPPKPLAEVKARINAIARTGMPEVNAMTEGFLDRD; encoded by the coding sequence ATGGGCGAGAACGTCACGCTCGAGCGCGACGGCGCGATCGCGACCGTCACCCTCAACCGTCCCGACCGGCGCAACTCCCTGAGCGACGCGATGCTCGCCGAGCTCGGGGCGGCGTTCGCCGAGCTGCGCGACGACGCCGCGGCGCGCGTGGTCATCGTCACGGGGGCGCCGCCCGTCTTCTCCGCGGGCGCCGACGCGCCGATCAGCGGGAGGATGTCGCCCGAAGAGCGGCGGCGAGCGTTCGCCGGACGCAAGAGCCAGTTCCGCCGCCTCTTCGAGCGCGCCAACTTGCTCCTCGAGAACCTCGAGCAGGCGACGCTCGCGGCGATCAACGGCCACGCGGTGGGCGGGGGCTGGGGGCTCACGCTCCCCTGCGATTTCCGCTTCGCGGCCGCCGAGGCGCAATTCTGGATCCCCGAGGTGGACCTCGGCGTGCCGCTCGGCGTCGGAACCACGACCCGCTTCGTCCGCCTGGTCGGGCCCGCGCGCGCCAAGGAGATCATCATGGAGTGCCGGCGCTACTCGGCAGCCGAGGCCCAGGCGATGGGGCTCGTGCACCGCGTGGTCCCGGGCCCGGCGCTGCTCAAGGAGGCGCGTGCGTACGCCGAGGTGCTCGCGGCGAAGCCGCCCAAGCCGCTCGCCGAGGTGAAGGCACGGATCAACGCGATCGCGCGGACGGGCATGCCCGAGGTCAACGCGATGACGGAGGGCTTCCTCGACCGTGACTGA